One window from the genome of Mucilaginibacter ginsenosidivorans encodes:
- a CDS encoding arginine deiminase family protein, whose amino-acid sequence MTKSKNEFKIDVTSEIGDLRCLLIHSPDSGLGKVVPSKAQDWLFEDIVHLDTMRRNEYDYYVKLLMYFLDPDKIKGKLAQIDSKENDRSFFKPDNANFHASDKVVEIQSLLADILKEDDIRKKLVASVCAIEACTYRLQLKLINTEPVELAKIFISGSLGNDEMIFAPIPNLIFSRDIGIAINNYMLLNKPAKKARSRETLLARYIFFNHPLFANFRDNILEIPETVHHFLRPGEDQDEKTTLEGGDVMMVSPNHVIIGCSERTSFSGANEAMKLLFQNDVVKKVTIVKIPHKRDYMHIDTIFTQVKRNVWVMLGSLSALEGEEPEADVVKWFAEKKSKDKTEIAQFEKGKTKPKVFKTLESLLSDISENDLQSGKKTKFIYSGNDKFPFDAREQWTDSCNLLALKEGVVLGYDRNDKTVDAFKKKGFEAIKVTDLLQKFEAGELEPKDMKDTLILMPSAELSRARGGFHCMSMPLLRDKVL is encoded by the coding sequence ATGACCAAAAGCAAAAACGAATTCAAGATCGATGTAACATCCGAGATAGGCGACCTGCGTTGCCTGCTTATCCATAGCCCCGACAGCGGCCTTGGGAAAGTTGTACCTTCCAAGGCCCAGGATTGGCTGTTCGAGGATATTGTGCACCTGGATACCATGCGCCGCAACGAATATGATTACTATGTGAAACTGTTGATGTATTTCCTTGATCCGGATAAGATAAAAGGCAAATTAGCACAGATCGATTCGAAGGAAAACGACCGCTCTTTTTTTAAGCCCGACAATGCAAATTTTCACGCTTCAGATAAAGTGGTCGAGATACAGTCGCTGCTTGCCGATATTTTAAAGGAGGATGATATCCGTAAAAAGCTGGTAGCATCGGTATGTGCCATTGAGGCCTGCACCTACAGGTTACAGCTAAAACTGATCAACACCGAGCCGGTCGAACTGGCAAAAATATTTATATCGGGCTCCCTGGGGAACGACGAAATGATCTTTGCCCCTATTCCTAACCTGATATTCTCGCGCGACATCGGTATCGCTATCAACAATTATATGCTGCTGAACAAGCCGGCAAAAAAGGCCCGTTCGCGCGAAACTTTGCTTGCCCGGTATATCTTCTTCAACCATCCGTTATTTGCGAATTTCCGTGATAACATCCTTGAGATACCCGAAACGGTACACCACTTCCTTCGCCCCGGCGAGGACCAGGACGAGAAAACCACGCTGGAAGGCGGCGACGTAATGATGGTAAGTCCAAATCATGTGATCATCGGCTGCAGCGAGCGAACATCCTTTAGCGGCGCCAACGAGGCAATGAAGCTGTTGTTCCAAAATGATGTGGTAAAGAAAGTAACCATTGTCAAAATACCGCACAAACGTGACTATATGCACATCGATACCATTTTCACCCAGGTAAAGCGTAACGTTTGGGTAATGCTGGGTTCGCTTTCCGCACTGGAGGGCGAAGAGCCGGAAGCTGATGTAGTGAAATGGTTCGCCGAAAAGAAATCGAAAGATAAAACCGAAATAGCTCAGTTTGAAAAAGGCAAGACCAAGCCAAAAGTATTTAAAACACTCGAGAGCCTTTTGAGCGACATCAGCGAAAACGACCTGCAAAGCGGCAAGAAAACGAAGTTCATTTATTCGGGCAATGATAAATTCCCGTTTGATGCACGGGAACAATGGACCGATTCGTGTAACCTGCTGGCTTTGAAAGAAGGCGTGGTTTTAGGGTACGACCGTAACGATAAAACGGTGGACGCATTTAAGAAGAAGGGCTTTGAAGCCATAAAGGTTACCGACCTGCTGCAAAAATTTGAAGCCGGGGAACTTGAACCGAAAGATATGAAGGACACACTGATACTGATGCCATCGGCAGAGTTGTCGAGGGCACGCGGTGGCTTTCATTGTATGAGCATGCCGCTTTTGCGGGATAAGGTATTGTAA
- the ctlX gene encoding citrulline utilization hydrolase CtlX, producing MNIKQTTSTILMIRPVNFGFNEQTAGSNAFQNRNAEQEQVQARALKEFDNIVSVLCENGVDVIVVDDTSEPHTPDSIFPNNWVSFHGDGNVFLYPMMAENRRLERREDIIMRLEDRFNVKHVVDLSRFEHEHKFLEGTGSMVLDRENKIAYACLSPRTDKEVLDVFCKESGFKPVLFHAVDENAMDIYHTNVLMCVGSGFVVICLESIKDNGEKEQLLNSFKKTKKQVIDISFDQMNHFAGNMLEVENKLGESLVVMSKSAWNSLNYDQKAILSSFSKPVYADINTIESNGGGSARCMMAEVHLPPN from the coding sequence ATGAACATCAAACAAACCACTTCGACCATATTGATGATCCGCCCGGTAAATTTTGGGTTTAACGAACAGACCGCGGGCAGTAATGCTTTTCAGAACAGGAATGCAGAGCAAGAGCAGGTACAGGCCAGGGCGCTTAAAGAATTTGACAACATAGTAAGCGTACTATGCGAAAATGGCGTGGATGTGATCGTGGTTGACGATACCAGCGAGCCGCATACGCCGGATTCAATTTTCCCTAATAACTGGGTATCGTTCCATGGCGATGGAAACGTGTTCCTATACCCGATGATGGCCGAGAACCGCCGGCTGGAGCGCCGCGAGGATATTATTATGCGCCTTGAGGACAGGTTCAACGTAAAGCATGTGGTCGACCTGAGCCGTTTTGAGCACGAACATAAATTTCTGGAGGGCACCGGCAGCATGGTGCTCGACCGCGAAAATAAGATAGCCTATGCCTGCCTTTCGCCACGGACAGACAAAGAAGTGTTGGATGTATTTTGTAAAGAAAGCGGGTTCAAACCGGTTCTTTTTCATGCCGTCGACGAAAACGCCATGGATATTTATCATACCAATGTGCTGATGTGTGTCGGCTCAGGCTTCGTTGTTATATGCCTGGAAAGTATAAAGGACAACGGGGAAAAAGAACAACTTCTCAATTCGTTCAAAAAAACCAAAAAACAGGTGATCGATATCTCATTTGATCAGATGAACCACTTCGCCGGTAATATGCTCGAGGTTGAAAACAAATTAGGTGAAAGTCTTGTCGTGATGTCGAAAAGCGCCTGGAATTCGCTGAATTACGACCAAAAAGCCATATTAAGCTCGTTCAGTAAACCTGTTTATGCCGACATAAACACTATCGAAAGCAATGGCGGCGGCAGTGCCCGCTGCATGATGGCAGAGGTGCATTTACCCCCAAATTAA
- a CDS encoding arginine decarboxylase: protein MQSYQEFLDLSVGFPQEGFEIIDDELYFNDLNLMEMIETYGTPLRFTYLPMVSKKIQQAKLLFQQAIVKNNYRGSYKYCYCTKSSHFKHIVEEALKNDIHLETSSAFDMPMIDALEKKGALKKDMTVICNGFKTFQYKTYIIDMLHDGFKNIIPVLDNKEEFNIYDDEVEMDTPCNLGIRIAAEEQPDSQFYTSRLGIRLEDIIDFYHNKIEDNPNFKVKLLHFFINSGISDTPYYWNELEKYVTLYCKFKKINPDLDTLDIGGGMPFKDSLVFDFDYEYMINEIVSRIKEICAENDTVEPDIITEFGKYTVAEASGILYKVLGRKQQNDRERWLMLDGSFITNLPDVWALNQKYILLPVNNWDSEYERVNLGGITCDGQDYYNQEAHMNSVFMPKTRKVQYLGFFNTGAYQEVLSGYGGIHHCLLPSPKHVLIRRNRDETFNFEVFGEEQNSKQVLKILGY, encoded by the coding sequence ATGCAGAGTTACCAGGAATTTCTCGATCTGAGCGTTGGTTTCCCACAGGAAGGATTCGAGATCATTGATGATGAATTATATTTCAACGATCTCAATTTGATGGAAATGATCGAAACGTACGGTACGCCGCTGCGTTTTACTTACCTGCCTATGGTCTCTAAAAAGATACAGCAGGCGAAATTGCTTTTTCAGCAGGCCATAGTCAAAAACAATTACCGGGGCAGCTACAAATATTGCTATTGTACCAAAAGCTCGCATTTTAAGCATATAGTCGAAGAAGCATTAAAAAACGATATTCACCTCGAAACATCTTCGGCTTTCGATATGCCGATGATAGATGCGCTGGAAAAAAAAGGTGCGCTGAAAAAGGACATGACCGTGATATGCAACGGTTTTAAAACTTTTCAGTACAAAACCTACATTATCGACATGTTGCATGATGGTTTCAAAAACATCATCCCGGTATTGGATAATAAAGAGGAGTTCAACATCTACGATGACGAGGTTGAAATGGATACTCCCTGCAACCTGGGGATACGCATAGCAGCAGAAGAGCAGCCCGACTCGCAATTTTACACCTCGCGCCTGGGCATACGCCTGGAGGATATTATCGATTTCTATCACAACAAAATAGAGGACAATCCTAATTTTAAGGTAAAGCTGCTTCATTTCTTCATCAACTCAGGTATTTCGGATACGCCGTATTACTGGAACGAGCTCGAGAAATATGTGACACTGTACTGCAAATTCAAAAAGATAAACCCCGACCTGGATACGCTGGATATTGGCGGCGGCATGCCTTTCAAGGATTCGTTGGTTTTTGATTTTGATTATGAATACATGATCAACGAGATCGTTAGCCGGATAAAAGAAATATGTGCTGAAAACGATACCGTGGAACCGGACATTATAACCGAGTTCGGTAAATACACCGTTGCTGAAGCATCAGGTATCTTATACAAAGTATTGGGCCGTAAACAGCAAAACGACCGTGAACGCTGGTTGATGCTGGACGGATCGTTTATTACTAACCTGCCTGATGTATGGGCCCTGAACCAGAAATATATTTTATTGCCGGTGAATAACTGGGATTCGGAATATGAACGTGTGAACCTGGGCGGTATCACCTGCGACGGGCAGGATTACTATAACCAGGAAGCGCACATGAACAGTGTGTTTATGCCGAAAACGCGCAAAGTGCAATACCTGGGTTTTTTCAACACCGGGGCTTACCAGGAGGTACTTAGCGGGTATGGCGGTATTCATCATTGCCTGTTGCCATCGCCCAAGCACGTACTCATCCGCCGCAACCGCGACGAGACCTTTAATTTCGAAGTGTTCGGCGAAGAACAGAACAGTAAACAAGTATTGAAAATACTGGGCTATTAA
- a CDS encoding class I SAM-dependent methyltransferase, producing the protein MRSAFIVLLNFGLLALPQHDSVYTHKTPSDGGTGKVYFGREIANIMDFKGSAWLERNSRQKEENSDLTIEKLPIGKNSVVADIGAGTGYYTFKIASKVPQGRVYAVEIQDNAVTYLKNKAGQLDGKNVTVIKGKEQSPGLPENAIDLVIMVDVYHELMYPHEMLQSIRKALKPNGRLLLIEYRAEDPKVEIRALHKMTVGQALKELKANGFQLAGDGEFLPIQHFLLFKKS; encoded by the coding sequence ATGCGGTCGGCTTTTATAGTATTACTGAATTTCGGTCTGCTTGCCTTGCCGCAGCATGACAGCGTTTACACGCATAAAACACCGTCGGACGGCGGGACCGGCAAAGTTTACTTCGGCCGCGAGATTGCAAATATTATGGATTTTAAGGGTTCCGCCTGGCTGGAAAGGAACTCGCGGCAAAAGGAGGAAAATTCAGATCTGACCATAGAAAAGTTGCCGATCGGCAAAAACAGCGTAGTGGCTGATATTGGCGCAGGCACAGGCTATTATACCTTTAAGATAGCTTCAAAAGTACCGCAGGGGCGGGTGTATGCCGTCGAGATACAGGACAATGCCGTTACCTACCTGAAAAACAAAGCTGGCCAGCTTGATGGAAAAAATGTGACCGTCATTAAAGGCAAAGAGCAATCGCCCGGATTACCGGAAAACGCCATCGACCTTGTCATCATGGTTGATGTTTACCACGAGTTGATGTACCCCCACGAAATGCTGCAAAGCATCCGCAAAGCTTTAAAGCCAAACGGCAGATTATTACTGATTGAATACCGGGCCGAGGACCCGAAAGTTGAGATCAGGGCGCTTCACAAAATGACAGTAGGTCAGGCTCTGAAAGAGCTCAAAGCTAACGGTTTCCAGTTGGCTGGGGACGGGGAATTTCTGCCGATCCAGCATTTTCTGTTGTTTAAAAAAAGTTAG
- a CDS encoding DUF1572 family protein — MKNAQTYLESALHQFKYYRSVAEKTFAQLTDEQLFWQYNAESNSVAMIVQHISGNMLSRWTDFLTSDGEKEWRNREAEFDTVIKNRDEMIAEWDKGWQCLFDAINPLTDDDLNKIVLIRAETHSVAEAINRQLAHYPYHIGQIVFIGKMLAGDQWKSMTIPRGKSQAFNDKMFGR; from the coding sequence ATGAAAAATGCTCAAACTTATCTTGAAAGCGCCCTGCATCAATTCAAATATTACAGATCGGTTGCTGAAAAAACATTTGCGCAGTTAACAGATGAGCAACTTTTCTGGCAATATAATGCCGAAAGCAACAGCGTAGCCATGATCGTACAGCACATCAGCGGGAATATGCTTTCGCGCTGGACGGATTTCCTGACATCCGACGGCGAAAAAGAATGGCGCAACAGGGAAGCTGAATTTGATACGGTTATCAAAAATCGTGACGAAATGATAGCTGAATGGGATAAAGGCTGGCAGTGTTTGTTTGATGCGATCAACCCGTTAACAGACGATGATTTGAATAAGATCGTACTTATTCGTGCCGAAACACATTCCGTGGCCGAAGCTATAAACCGTCAACTGGCGCATTATCCTTACCATATCGGGCAGATCGTTTTTATCGGGAAGATGCTGGCGGGCGATCAGTGGAAATCAATGACCATACCGCGGGGAAAATCGCAGGCATTTAACGATAAAATGTTTGGCCGCTAA
- a CDS encoding RluA family pseudouridine synthase has protein sequence MKFPKFADLVLFEDDDVIVVNKPPFLSSLDEREGGEVNLLRLAKAYWDDAQICHRLDKETSGALIIAKNAEAYRSVSMQFEKRKVKKVYHAIIEGTHVFEDLKVDLPILNTGKGNVSISRQDGKLAETWFQSLKYFKHYTLVECRPVTGRMHQIRIHLATQRASIAGDEMYKGKPVFLSEIKRKYHLGKDQEEQPIMKRFALHAYEVTFKLMKGKDITIHAPYPKDFETLLKLLEKFDA, from the coding sequence ATGAAGTTTCCGAAATTTGCCGACCTGGTACTGTTTGAAGATGATGACGTGATTGTGGTAAATAAACCGCCTTTCCTTAGTTCGCTGGACGAAAGGGAAGGCGGTGAAGTTAATTTGCTGCGCTTGGCCAAAGCCTATTGGGATGATGCGCAGATATGCCACCGGCTGGACAAAGAGACATCTGGCGCGCTAATAATTGCAAAGAACGCCGAGGCTTACCGCAGCGTATCGATGCAGTTTGAAAAGCGGAAGGTTAAAAAAGTTTACCATGCCATTATCGAGGGGACGCATGTATTTGAAGACCTGAAAGTCGATCTGCCGATTTTGAATACAGGTAAAGGCAATGTGTCCATCAGCCGGCAGGATGGCAAACTGGCCGAAACCTGGTTCCAGTCGCTAAAATATTTTAAGCATTATACTTTGGTGGAATGCCGCCCGGTAACCGGGCGTATGCACCAGATACGCATTCACTTGGCTACACAGCGCGCGTCCATCGCCGGCGACGAGATGTACAAGGGTAAGCCTGTTTTCCTGTCGGAGATCAAGCGCAAATATCATTTAGGGAAAGACCAGGAGGAGCAACCTATTATGAAACGCTTTGCCCTGCACGCTTACGAGGTAACGTTTAAGCTGATGAAAGGCAAGGATATCACCATTCATGCGCCGTACCCGAAAGATTTCGAGACTTTGTTAAAATTGCTGGAGAAGTTTGACGCTTAG
- a CDS encoding FimB/Mfa2 family fimbrial subunit — MKKYIYSALAILIGLSSCKKEAVNKTNSGKLVNVSFNLSYNKLTGAFNVTNKTGKLSTNSLATTAVSDTTIGANATVLYVGVYQSDGSRLFLTKQLATDTAFGKVNYNLPAGNYTFVFVAGQTGLNYDSSSSPTLSSDFASYSNSRPNGAQFDFGFRDTFFQKVSLTIDNTGISQNINLKRITGQIVLNIEDAIPANVKYLIMYVSDANGLNTRASFSFNTAAPVGVDGDLYVSSSVDTPLTAGQKNRKLAIMLVNAGRPHQVRVIATDRMPLPGVAPGGYYGQTVANFTISDVPLQANHKTILSGKLFGGNGTVNTGGFQVTVDPTWDPTITTIPFQ, encoded by the coding sequence ATGAAAAAATATATATATAGTGCATTGGCCATATTAATTGGGCTGTCTTCGTGTAAAAAAGAAGCCGTTAACAAGACGAACAGTGGAAAGCTTGTTAATGTATCGTTCAACCTAAGTTATAATAAATTGACAGGAGCTTTTAATGTGACAAACAAAACAGGCAAACTGTCGACCAATAGCTTAGCAACTACTGCTGTTTCTGATACGACGATAGGGGCAAATGCTACAGTGTTATACGTCGGCGTATACCAGTCAGACGGTTCAAGGCTGTTTTTGACTAAGCAATTGGCTACTGATACAGCTTTTGGCAAGGTGAATTATAATTTACCAGCGGGCAATTATACGTTTGTTTTCGTAGCAGGACAAACCGGTTTGAATTATGACTCGTCATCGTCACCAACATTAAGCAGTGACTTTGCAAGTTATAGTAATTCGCGTCCTAATGGGGCACAATTTGACTTTGGCTTTAGGGATACGTTCTTCCAAAAAGTCAGCTTAACTATTGACAATACCGGTATAAGTCAGAATATTAATCTGAAAAGGATAACTGGCCAGATCGTTTTGAATATCGAAGACGCAATACCCGCTAATGTAAAGTACCTCATCATGTATGTCTCCGACGCGAACGGTTTAAACACACGGGCATCATTTTCTTTTAATACAGCCGCACCTGTTGGGGTTGACGGCGACCTGTATGTAAGTTCGTCTGTCGATACGCCTCTTACGGCGGGGCAAAAAAATAGAAAACTTGCCATTATGCTTGTGAATGCCGGCCGGCCACACCAGGTAAGAGTAATAGCTACAGACAGAATGCCATTGCCCGGTGTGGCTCCCGGAGGATACTATGGCCAAACGGTTGCGAATTTTACAATAAGTGACGTTCCTTTACAGGCTAATCATAAAACTATTTTATCAGGGAAATTATTTGGTGGCAATGGTACAGTTAATACTGGTGGATTCCAGGTCACGGTCGACCCGACATGGGATCCGACAATAACCACTATCCCTTTTCAATAA
- a CDS encoding response regulator transcription factor, whose amino-acid sequence MSTSAKQKILIVDDEPDILELIEYNLKKEGYQVYTARNGQEAVSEAKKVLPDLIVLDIMMPKMDGIEACRIMRTMPEFKNTFMVFLTARSEEYSEIAGFNVGADDYIAKPIKPRALVSRINAILRRNAPAEEVTDNKLEIGGLVIDREAYLVFQKGEKVVLAKKEFELLYLLASKPGKVYTREVILKNIWEDSVVVTNRTIDVHIRKLREKLGDDIVSTVKGVGYKFEA is encoded by the coding sequence ATGAGCACATCTGCTAAACAAAAAATTTTGATTGTTGATGACGAGCCGGATATATTGGAGCTGATTGAGTACAACTTAAAGAAAGAAGGTTACCAGGTTTATACAGCCCGAAACGGCCAGGAGGCTGTTTCGGAGGCCAAGAAAGTGTTGCCCGACCTGATCGTCCTTGATATCATGATGCCCAAGATGGACGGTATTGAAGCCTGCCGCATCATGCGTACCATGCCCGAGTTCAAGAACACTTTTATGGTATTCCTGACAGCAAGGAGCGAGGAATATTCCGAAATAGCGGGTTTCAACGTGGGCGCCGATGATTACATAGCCAAGCCTATAAAACCAAGAGCTTTGGTAAGCCGCATCAACGCCATCCTGCGCAGGAACGCACCTGCCGAGGAAGTAACCGACAACAAACTGGAAATTGGTGGTTTGGTGATCGATCGTGAAGCTTACCTTGTTTTCCAGAAAGGGGAGAAGGTGGTGTTGGCCAAGAAGGAGTTCGAATTGCTTTACCTACTTGCATCCAAACCAGGCAAGGTTTATACCCGCGAAGTGATCCTGAAAAATATATGGGAAGATTCGGTAGTAGTTACTAATCGTACTATCGATGTGCACATCCGCAAGCTGCGCGAGAAATTAGGAGACGATATTGTTTCGACGGTCAAAGGCGTCGGATACAAATTTGAAGCATAA
- a CDS encoding TlpA disulfide reductase family protein, producing the protein MKKSIVINCFIALLLVIASSCKDNKSFTISGTVTNPGSLKKVYLYQADSSGSAGGGLSMVDSTNLSENGKFTFKRQTPYANLYDIKVGENIFDLIAKNGNDIEFSTNLQDSTHTYNATGSEDADKMKEFNRINNVYNTRIKKIVDEYRDKSQKLGRPSDSLVNVYRPMIMKEVGQQSEEVLKFAETNVNSLVGFYALTGLEPTRYEQQMVAYADKIKDNFKDNPDVQRFLRHIKEIAPLSVGHKAPDFTTSGLDGKPVKLSDYKGKYVLVDFWASWCAPCRAENPNVVKQYNIFKSKGLNILGISLDVDKRLWEQAIKKDGLTWNHASDLKNFNGPTEVLYHIEAIPSNFMIDPQGTIIAKNITGADLEEFLNKTFNKAQL; encoded by the coding sequence ATGAAGAAAAGTATTGTTATCAATTGTTTTATTGCCTTGCTGTTAGTAATAGCAAGTTCATGCAAGGACAACAAAAGTTTTACCATATCAGGGACCGTTACAAACCCGGGCAGCCTGAAAAAAGTGTACCTGTACCAGGCCGATAGTTCTGGTTCGGCAGGTGGCGGACTTTCTATGGTCGACTCCACCAATCTAAGCGAAAACGGTAAATTTACATTTAAACGTCAAACCCCTTATGCCAACCTTTATGATATTAAGGTGGGCGAAAATATATTCGACCTGATAGCGAAAAATGGGAATGATATAGAATTTTCGACAAATCTGCAGGACAGTACGCATACTTATAATGCAACAGGCTCGGAAGATGCCGATAAAATGAAGGAATTCAACCGCATTAACAATGTTTACAATACGCGCATCAAAAAAATAGTAGATGAGTACAGGGACAAGTCTCAAAAATTAGGGCGCCCGTCAGATTCTCTGGTTAATGTTTACAGGCCGATGATTATGAAAGAAGTTGGCCAGCAAAGTGAAGAAGTGCTGAAATTTGCAGAAACCAATGTTAATTCGTTAGTCGGATTTTATGCATTAACAGGGCTTGAACCGACACGCTATGAACAGCAAATGGTAGCTTATGCCGATAAAATAAAAGACAATTTTAAAGATAACCCGGATGTTCAGCGCTTTCTGCGTCATATAAAAGAGATCGCACCGCTTTCTGTAGGCCATAAGGCGCCGGATTTTACGACAAGCGGCCTTGATGGCAAGCCTGTTAAATTGTCAGATTATAAAGGTAAATATGTTCTGGTCGATTTTTGGGCCTCGTGGTGTGCGCCGTGCCGGGCAGAAAACCCTAACGTGGTAAAGCAGTATAATATCTTTAAATCAAAGGGCCTTAATATATTGGGAATATCGCTCGATGTAGATAAAAGATTGTGGGAACAGGCTATAAAAAAAGATGGGCTAACCTGGAACCATGCCTCGGACCTGAAGAATTTTAACGGACCGACAGAAGTATTATATCATATAGAGGCCATTCCCTCGAATTTTATGATAGACCCGCAGGGAACCATCATTGCAAAAAACATTACAGGTGCAGATCTTGAAGAATTTTTAAACAAAACGTTTAATAAGGCTCAATTGTAA
- the gatB gene encoding Asp-tRNA(Asn)/Glu-tRNA(Gln) amidotransferase subunit GatB, translated as MKDKYELVVGLEVHAQLSTLSKAFSSDSAAFGGDPNEHISMVSLGHPGTLPMINKKMVEYAVKMGLACNSTINLNNTFARKNYFYADLPKGYQITQDQAPICIGGSVLVRLSDGTQKEIAIHHMHMEEDAGKSMHDQHHADSLIDLNRAGVPLIEIVSEPDIRSAEEAGQYLTEVRKLLRYLEICDGNMEEGSMRCDANISVRLKGDTAYGNRCEVKNMNSIRNVQRAIEHEFERQVTILEQGGHIEQNTLNFDADTGETSVLRSKEMANDYRYFPEPDLQPLFLTNEYVNTVKKGLPALPNELYEKYTSALGLPAYDAAVITADKEIALYFEELITHTDNYKSAANWLMGQVKSYLNENGKQITEFDIEPAKLAALIGLVDSGKVNNSVAAQKLFPAMISERSLTPEELAKGLNLLITAGEDDVQQFISQAIAKFPDKVKEYQKGKKGVLGLFMGEIMKQSRGKIDPQKTNQLLIKELESK; from the coding sequence ATGAAAGATAAGTACGAGCTTGTTGTGGGTTTGGAGGTGCATGCTCAGTTATCTACATTAAGTAAGGCATTTTCTTCTGATTCGGCAGCGTTTGGGGGCGATCCCAACGAGCACATTAGCATGGTCTCACTCGGTCATCCGGGGACATTGCCGATGATCAACAAAAAAATGGTAGAATATGCCGTGAAGATGGGCCTGGCTTGTAATTCTACTATCAATCTTAATAATACTTTCGCCCGCAAAAATTATTTTTATGCCGACCTGCCAAAAGGCTATCAAATAACCCAGGACCAGGCGCCTATATGTATAGGCGGCTCGGTATTGGTTAGATTGTCCGACGGAACGCAAAAGGAAATCGCTATCCATCATATGCACATGGAGGAAGATGCGGGGAAAAGCATGCACGACCAGCACCACGCCGATTCGCTGATAGACCTGAACAGGGCAGGGGTACCGCTGATCGAGATCGTATCCGAACCGGATATCAGGAGTGCCGAAGAGGCCGGTCAGTATCTTACCGAAGTACGTAAGTTGCTGCGTTACCTTGAAATATGCGATGGGAACATGGAAGAGGGCAGTATGCGATGCGATGCCAATATTTCGGTGCGACTGAAAGGGGACACTGCGTATGGAAACCGCTGTGAAGTAAAGAACATGAACTCGATACGCAATGTACAGCGCGCTATCGAGCATGAGTTTGAACGCCAGGTAACTATCCTGGAGCAGGGCGGCCATATCGAACAAAATACATTGAATTTTGATGCCGATACCGGCGAAACATCTGTTTTGCGTTCCAAAGAAATGGCTAACGATTATCGCTATTTCCCCGAGCCTGATCTGCAGCCGCTATTCCTGACCAATGAATACGTTAATACTGTAAAAAAAGGCCTCCCGGCCTTACCGAACGAGCTTTATGAGAAATATACCTCGGCGTTGGGATTACCTGCCTACGATGCTGCGGTGATTACCGCCGATAAGGAAATTGCCCTGTATTTTGAGGAACTGATAACGCATACGGACAATTACAAATCTGCTGCAAACTGGCTGATGGGGCAGGTGAAGTCGTATTTGAACGAAAATGGCAAACAGATTACAGAATTCGATATTGAACCGGCTAAATTGGCCGCGCTGATCGGCCTGGTTGACAGCGGTAAGGTTAACAATTCGGTTGCTGCTCAAAAGCTGTTCCCGGCGATGATATCGGAAAGGTCGCTAACTCCCGAAGAACTGGCGAAGGGACTGAATTTGCTGATAACCGCAGGCGAAGACGATGTACAACAGTTCATCAGCCAGGCTATTGCCAAGTTCCCCGATAAGGTAAAAGAATACCAGAAGGGGAAGAAAGGCGTTTTAGGACTATTTATGGGCGAAATAATGAAGCAGTCGAGAGGTAAGATAGATCCGCAAAAGACCAACCAGTTATTGATAAAAGAATTAGAATCAAAATAA